AACACATAAACACTAACTTCTTTGACTGTCCTCTTTCAGTATAAAAGGAGAGAGCTTCTCTAGCTAGCTCTACTGTGGTCAGcagtgtagtcctaaatctgaaagcACCGGAACGCCACTAGAACATCGGttttcttaaacaagaaggaTTACTTTTGAAGAGCTCTCTTGGCGGCTCACTGTCGCTGCAGCAGCTGCTTCACTGTATGCCATTCCGGGATGAGCTTTGCTTGTGCcttcgtcagcatttttagccttcttaaaacGAGTAGCTTGTAACAGAAGTTCCTAATGCtattttcattgcatcaagaggactccTGATGgaatcagacagttgtgcggGAGGCGGGAGTCATGTGACTTTGCTTGCCTGTTATGCGGCTCCACTGCTACACCACTGGCTGGGTTCCACCTTCAGAGATGTTACAAAGTGAAAATCTCAGAGGGCGGGCTTACCAAACATAATGTAGTACTGGGATTCCCCGTGCATGTCCTCTTGATCCTGGTCTGCAGGGAAGACCTTGATGTAGCCACCCCCGCAGTCGATCTTCTGCGCGTGTTTCACTGTGAACTGGATCACCAGGGTCTTGCCCTCATTGCTGAAGGGATCAAAACGGGACGACACAGCGTAGAACCGGGCATCCTGACTGGTCTGAagacctgaaaacaaaacacaaccttggCTTCAACTGGGATGGAAaagagactcctattgcatagcagtttcccccaCCCAGGTGTTGACGCAAGCTCGATTAGCCACAGAGTGTAGGCTGAGAgctcaggggtgtcaaactcatagtaaaatcaggaatggatcaaactgctatgcaaatccGCTATGCAAAGGGAGTCCGAGTCACTTCATTAGCAGAATGACCAGCATCTGGATTCCCGTCACTTGTCCCTTTACCTTTATCGTTTTCCTCATCGCCATAAAATGTCCCTGCCGTCAGTTTCCACTGCCCGTAGTCCTGCTTGTGCTTGGATAGTGTCCATCGGCTCTGCCAGGAATCTGAAACGCAGGAAAAAGATCACGGTTTAGCAGCGTTGAAACAAAGGGAATGCAGTTTTTCATTATTACACTATGCAGTTGATTCCACCAACCAGTGAATCCCTTCAGCAGTTTTCACTGTGTTATAATAATACCAGTGTTTTCCCGTTAGCAGCCTGCAGAAACACCAGCAATGGCAGCGTACGGAGGTCATGATGAGGTATTGGAATGGATTCTGACACCCCAgtagcaaataaaatacaatttttaaaaaataatgtgacgTCAGATATCATGGAATCATTCTGGAAGACTTTGACCCCCCCCCAATGAAGGTACAAAACAAGTTGTGCGCAGTCACATCGTTACCCTGGAACTAAATTTAGATTTTACATGACGTTTTTGTCAGTATGcacgaaaaacaaaaaaaaaaaaaaaaaaaaaaaaaacctggaaataCATCAAAGTACGAAATTCTTCCCACTGGCCCATTGATTCCCCGGATCCTAATTAGTAAGCTATGAAATAACTCGTTCTAGCTTTACACTAATTTTTTATGCTTTTAAGTTTCAGTTTCAATACTTCTATTTCAATAATCTCAGAGATCGAGTTATTGGGTTGTAGCCTCTCTTTTTTGTGGCAGATTCTTATTCAAAGAGACTGTTCGGGGGATCTACTCAGTATGCTGTGGATTATCGAAACACTAGTTCTGTTCGCCCTCGTTATGCACTGTAGATAATCACAacattttttaaccattttacaGGGATATACGATCCCCATCACACGTTTCAAACTATacaaggcattattattattattattattattattattattattattattattattattataatatcacaCCGCAGTGTAAACTCCagtattataaacaaaataaagtgaaattaaGACTCCGGTTATACTATTTTACGAGTCTTTTCCCTCCAGTGTGCAATCGTTGTAcgcattcatttttttgttgttgttgtttttgtttttatatgaaacTACATTTCCAAGGAAATACCaccatattacaaaataaaaccaaactttCAAATACCGAATTAATTTCTCAGGTTTTGAAGTCCAATACTTGAGAGGCGTATACAGATCTGCATGCCTGCTATATATTcttcagtgcaaaaaaaaaaaaaaaaaaaaaaaaaaagttgcatttctTACCTCCATCCAAAAACTGTTCTTTAAAGTAAATGCTCCGATCGGCAGAAGCTATGACAAAAAGCACCGAGAATAGCAATCCGGACCGCATGATCAGTCCTGCAGGAAGCCTAGTTTAATTCTGGCACTGCCTCTGTCTGGCACGTTTTATTGCTTGTAAATGTTCCTGCACAGATGGCTGCCGGTGATTGGTGCAGCTGATGGCCAATGAGCTGAGACCACGAGTTATCCTCGGAAGTACCTGTATTCAGATTGCAACAGGGCACGCTAACTGCACCGAGGCAATCAGCCTTAAAGCAACAGTCATCACTGTAAGCGtgtacagtgcattttaaaatgcattaaaaacaccaCACCCAAACATGCACACACCGTTTTTGGGTAGTTTTTCCTACAAAGCAGATCtaatagtttttaaagtattatatTGGGATATCAGTTCATGTTTTGTTAGAATAATGAAATTATAACTGTGTTAGGTTATATAACTTGTCTGTGTTTTATGCTAAAacgcctttttaaaaaaaaaaaaaaaaaaaaaactgtttgaaagaCGTAGCCCAAGCAAACCACGTCAGGGTGAATCCTTTTAATCCTGTATTGTTTTCCTACATCTAAGTCTTAAAGAAACAAGTTAATGTGTGCAACTGCAATAATGCATTATCAAACTAAAATTTAAACTGGGTTTATATTTGAATCAAATCTATCCCGCCCAAAACCACTGCACTCGTGGTCAGACATGCAGGTTTAAATTCTTATTACAGTACTTAAATAGCTTATCAGCCACTGGAAAAGCAGAGTAGACCCCTTATGAGGGGCGTGTTGAATTAACTCCCTGAAGCAGGTCTACAATTGTGATGGACACCCGGCTTTCTGCTGTTTGACTTGTACTGATAATAACCAAAACCCTAGACGGGTACCAGTTTCAGAAGTTAGCATGCTACCCCAACTCCCAGAAAGagtcagaaatgtatttattttttgtaatatctgTCTCGAGAACCtcattttgttatattaaaaaataaataaactgaatttaaaaacaatccGTTTCCACGCTTTGGTAACCTCTGGGGTTGATTCTTGTAATTCCTTGagtcagtatttttaaatctaaactcaAAACATATTTCTTCGATTTGGCCTTTCACTAGCGAAGTTTGTAGCTCTTTTAGGCTCGCTGTTGACTTTTGTAAAGTgtcctgggattattattattattattattattattattattattattattattattattatactcgTCCCtgtaaactaacttttttttgttttgtttatagatgCAAGTTTGAGgagtcttgtttttgtttgttaaaaaataaagacattccACTATACTGTTCACAACACTTTTTTCATGGACCCCAAAAAACTACAATTTTTTCCAATAAACACCTGCAGTTACTTCGTTAATTAGTACATATGTTGCAAAACTTCGTTTCTGAATTCTACAGTTCTTCAGTATGAAGTTTGTCTCTCAAGATACCCGTACATTATAGTCGCTGATTGATGATCTAGCGTGTCTCACAGAGCAGGACGCTTTCCATAGAAACAGATGGACGCTGGTTTTGGGTGCGCCGCGTAACTCTGCTGGGTGAAGGTTTTAGATTTGCAAGGTAAGGCATTTTCCCTAATAagcccaagatcaacagatcattttgcagcatcttcgtgatgtcagttgtcagtcagcacaataaaaagtcactgcacctgctctaaaacagagtttgtcatttttcgatcacatctagtgaattttatccaaatataagtgataagtttcttttgatggctgaaatataagtgatacgtttcttttgatgctcagtatagtttAAAGACTGGCATTTTAACAACAGTATTCACACACGATTACCAGCTAGCACTGAACATGCAGAAATCACTTTAACTTTACATTTAGCGGTTGTGTGCACAGGTGTGTAGATGTTAATCtgattgtagattttattttcacctGTGAATTTGGTCACGgttaaacatttcatttgtatatCAAAGTATGTGGAATCGCAATGATTCGGGAAGTTCGGCTCTGGCGAGAGCGCAGGCGCAGCTCCGGGGAAAGCGTGTATCCAGCGCCACAAACGATTCCAAGGATGAGTTTCAGGTAGCGGTACTGTTCTTCAATCAACACTTACTAAACACGACCACTGAGCCAGGGCAACCACACCAGGAGCGCCCCTTTTCTGCCCACCCCGTAGCTGTtgatgaaattaaacaaataacgCGTAAAGGAATGCTGAATTGGTTCattaaaacaatttagaacatatttatttaactagATGATTTACCCACTGAGACCAAGGCTTCATTTACAAGGGCGTCTATATATGcctatagcaaatgttgttaaactatggtaaatgcatgtaaCTATGGCAAATTTACAGGTTAAAGTTTCTTTTTAAGGGATTACAGACttaattttattgtttgtaaaccAGGAGTACATGGATGCACTGACGAAAAAAACAAACGCCTTAAAAGTGAGCCACACTCCATTTCAGGACCTGAGCGATCTTTCAGTTGAAGACACAGACAGCGAAGTGAAGGAGAACCGGTTGGTAAAAAGCGAGACAAAGCAAAGAGAAGACGACAGTGAAAAGACAGTGGTGGaaagcaggtttttaaaaaaagcgCCCCGGTCTGTCAGAGGAAGTCAGTCCCCGACAATGAGTAAAACATCAAGTAAAACAGACCCAGGTGCTGCACAGGCTACATCCACGCAGAGAGGCTCGACCAgtgcagctctgaacagactGGCTCTCATAGAGAATAAAATCATGAGCAGAAGACGAGCCCGGGACCAAGTGGACTCGGACCCCGATCTACGGGCTTCAGATGAAAAGCCCTTCTCAGTCCAGTCCAGCAGCGATCACAGCACCAGGGGCAGCAGCAGGTTTCTCAAGAGAAAGCCTCCAGACTCTAAAGGACCGGACGTGACACAAGGTGAACAGACTGCAGGAGGCCTTCAGAAGTCACACCCCAAACCTGCCCGTAAACAAGTCACTGTGGACAGTGATGAGGAGGATATGAAGAAGCTGCTAGGCAGCTCGCTGGAAATGTCCGAGGAGAGATTCCTTAAACAAGAGAGACCAGCTTCCAGAGAGAGCCCTACACCTGGCAGaaaggtacagtgtgtgtgtgtgtgtgggtgagagaGCTGAGGGGCAGTGGCGCTGGGTTAATTTGCCATTCCTGTTTTAACAGTAGACGGTACTGCTGCTTGAATTAGTGCTGATTGCTGCTCTCTACAGAAGCTAAGCAAAGCTGACAGCTTTGTTGAGATCTTCTCCTTGCTGTATAATAGTTGGCTGGTCATAATGAAAAGTACAAATAAATCCGGCCACAAATGTTCTTCTTTATTATGTATAAATCAGTGAATAAGTGTAAATATTGGTGTGTAAATCGCTGATCTCATCAATACCATGCATGTGCTTTGCTGTATAATATTTCTTATGCTGGGTGTGTGGGGCAATGACAAAACACTGTGATGTACcctgatgtgttttgttttatagtctTTCTTGAAGAGCAATCGAAAGACACAGCTAGGATCTCCTTCGCCACCCAGAAGAAGCCCCCTTTCCAGGACCCCATCCCCCCGTCGATCCCCACTCAGGACTTTCTCCagaaccccctcccctcccagagGCCTCTCCCCCAGGAGGACGTTGTCTCCGAGAATGAAGTTCATTAAAAGGTCGTCGTCTTCCCTGTCCCTGAGGGGCGATGTGAAATCTGTGGAGGAGCTGTTCCCTAGCGTGTTGGAGTCTGAGGGTGTGATCAGTGAGAGAAGCGATGGATCAGATGGTAAGCCTGGTCATGATAGACTAGTGAGAGGAGTTTACTGAGTCTGTGGTCATGTAGAATGAACTAGGTGTTGTCAATTTAGTATGCAACTATTATGCCATTTGGTACACTCTGCACTTTTGCAGGCAAACTGCTTTTGTGGCTGGGTGTAGCAGACTAAGGGATAAGACTGTAGTGCAGCAGTGAAGTGACTGAATTGGTGCTTTTCCCAGTTAATTGTAGTGGTACTGAGTTTTATCGTCATGCAAGCAATCCCAAGTGTATGGTACAGTGAGCCATGCTGGCCCTATCTAGTTTTGTAACACCTTGCAGGTTAGAATACTATCTAGTTACAACTTgtaactgaaaatgtatggtgatTATCTggcatgcatgtttgttttttaattatttgttcttCTGCATTAAATGTGGACAGCTTGGCCCATCCAATCAAAATCCAATATAAAAGGTAACATTCATTCAGAATTTAGCTTTATAACAATGTAGTGTCCCATAGTTTTTACGTATTTGATAGCCTactataattaagcaataattgCTTTGTTTTAGGGATTATCTTTATCGCTGTGGTATAAGAAATATTTAAccattttgtattgcattttgtatttcagaTTTCAAACTAAATATTATGACCTTGGAGGACCTTGTGCCAGCAATTTTGGGAGAAACAGAGAAACCAGAAGAAAAACAGGAAAAGGTGCAGTAAATGAACATCTAGTCATAGTTATTCTTGTATAAACATAAAGGTACAAAATGAACGTCAAGTAACTGTGCTTTCATTCTCCAGGCAAAATCCAGCAAGACCATTAACACTGCAGACAGCAAAGGACCACAGGCCTTTTCTCAGGCAGCGAATCAGGTGGACAGCAATGCTGAATACGAGAGCGACTTCGAGAGCGAGATCCAGACAGACTCCGAAAAGACAATCAGTGAAATATCAGAACGTCTAAACAACGACTCTCCAGCCAGCGTGGTCCAGGAAGTGTCTGAAAGGTCTCAAAGAGAGGCATGGAGCCAACAGTCTGGGTCCTCAACTGAGGAGAGGGCTAGGAAGAGAGAGCGCACAAAATCAGATGCCTCCTGGTCGTACCCAGGCAGAACGGAAGGGGGTCGCTCCAGCAGTGACTTCTCGTACTCAAGGACTTCCACATATTCAAGTCTGTCTCCGTCTCGCACGCTCACGCCAACCCCACGCAAAGGGAGATCGAGCAAGCACAGGACTGTCAAAGAGGCAGGAGTGCAGACGCAAGCCACTGGATTAGCCTACAACTGGTCTAATGgttggtaatgtttttttttaattctttatacCCACAAGGGTAGTTTTATTATGCACCACTAAGCATCCTTTTGTTCCTCGGCGTGGTCTCTAGTCATTGCTTTATTTTCTGCCCTGTCTTATTTTGTTTACTGTAGTGTTTCTAGTAGGCATTAACCATGTTCACCCCTCTTCTGTCTTTCAGGTATGGCAGTATTGGGTCCATCCATTGGAGCAACGTATGTAGATCCAGCTCCCATTGCAAGCCATGTTGTTAGCGCTGATGCACTAGAAGGTAAAATgtagatttaaatattttaaaatcggACCTTAATACCATGATATAGAGGAAGACAAGGTTTGCGTGGTCATCGATTCTTCAATCATTGGTGacgatcaggtttttttttttttgctccagcTCTAACAGCCTACAGTCCTGCAGTCTTTGCTTTAAATGACATGCTGAAGCAGCAGTTGGCTTTGACAAGGCAGTTTGCAGAGACCAGCCGGTATCTTCACACTTCTCTGCTTGAATCACTTGGACCAGAAAACTACCACTATACAACTTTAGAGGATACTAAAGAGGTACGTGAATGGGAGGGTGTTCGCATACACCGAGATCTCAGTTGCACTGCCACTAAACACGCTACAAGAAGTCAAGATTTCTGGGGTGTATGTAACTATTTTAGCATATTCACATATTGGATTTTAAACCCAATTGACGGTTGTTTACTGTCCAGAGGGTGAAATCAATGCATGTGTCTAACTTGAGATTTGTAATTTcttgttttaatagtttatacGTAGTTGCAGGCCCCCACCTCTAACTACAGAAGAGGCTTTGGAAGAGGTGCTTCAGGATATGAGGGAGTATCATTACATGTGAACACAAGCAGGACTCTACAGAAGAGACGGAAACAGCCTGGGAGATTTACTTTGATTTCCAATGTGAATGACGAACAAACTCATCTTAGAACAAACAGCCTTGAAATGTGAAATATGGTTCATTTGCATATTTGCCATAATTTTTATATGCACCAATCCAGTGTCAATCTAGATGAACTGAAAATGCAACACATTTCCCATGGAAAAAGGAGTTACTTGCATGCTTTGACAGTAATGTGAACTGCAACAAGAAACATGAAATTCAGAAATCACTCTTTCATTCAGGTTGGCTTTTATGGT
This Polyodon spathula isolate WHYD16114869_AA chromosome 27, ASM1765450v1, whole genome shotgun sequence DNA region includes the following protein-coding sequences:
- the c27h19orf44 gene encoding uncharacterized protein C19orf44 homolog isoform X1, with the protein product MWNRNDSGSSALARAQAQLRGKRVSSATNDSKDEFQEYMDALTKKTNALKVSHTPFQDLSDLSVEDTDSEVKENRLVKSETKQREDDSEKTVVESRFLKKAPRSVRGSQSPTMSKTSSKTDPGAAQATSTQRGSTSAALNRLALIENKIMSRRRARDQVDSDPDLRASDEKPFSVQSSSDHSTRGSSRFLKRKPPDSKGPDVTQGEQTAGGLQKSHPKPARKQVTVDSDEEDMKKLLGSSLEMSEERFLKQERPASRESPTPGRKSFLKSNRKTQLGSPSPPRRSPLSRTPSPRRSPLRTFSRTPSPPRGLSPRRTLSPRMKFIKRSSSSLSLRGDVKSVEELFPSVLESEGVISERSDGSDAWPIQSKSNIKDFKLNIMTLEDLVPAILGETEKPEEKQEKAKSSKTINTADSKGPQAFSQAANQVDSNAEYESDFESEIQTDSEKTISEISERLNNDSPASVVQEVSERSQREAWSQQSGSSTEERARKRERTKSDASWSYPGRTEGGRSSSDFSYSRTSTYSSLSPSRTLTPTPRKGRSSKHRTVKEAGVQTQATGLAYNWSNGMAVLGPSIGATYVDPAPIASHVVSADALEALTAYSPAVFALNDMLKQQLALTRQFAETSRYLHTSLLESLGPENYHYTTLEDTKEFIRSCRPPPLTTEEALEEVLQDMREYHYM
- the c27h19orf44 gene encoding uncharacterized protein C19orf44 homolog isoform X2, yielding MWNRNDSGSSALARAQAQLRGKRVSSATNDSKDEFQEYMDALTKKTNALKVSHTPFQDLSDLSVEDTDSEVKENRLVKSETKQREDDSEKTVVESRFLKKAPRSVRGSQSPTMSKTSSKTDPGAAQATSTQRGSTSAALNRLALIENKIMSRRRARDQVDSDPDLRASDEKPFSVQSSSDHSTRGSSRFLKRKPPDSKGPDVTQGEQTAGGLQKSHPKPARKQVTVDSDEEDMKKLLGSSLEMSEERFLKQERPASRESPTPGRKSFLKSNRKTQLGSPSPPRRSPLSRTPSPRRSPLRTFSRTPSPPRGLSPRRTLSPRMKFIKRSSSSLSLRGDVKSVEELFPSVLESEGVISERSDGSDDFKLNIMTLEDLVPAILGETEKPEEKQEKAKSSKTINTADSKGPQAFSQAANQVDSNAEYESDFESEIQTDSEKTISEISERLNNDSPASVVQEVSERSQREAWSQQSGSSTEERARKRERTKSDASWSYPGRTEGGRSSSDFSYSRTSTYSSLSPSRTLTPTPRKGRSSKHRTVKEAGVQTQATGLAYNWSNGMAVLGPSIGATYVDPAPIASHVVSADALEALTAYSPAVFALNDMLKQQLALTRQFAETSRYLHTSLLESLGPENYHYTTLEDTKEFIRSCRPPPLTTEEALEEVLQDMREYHYM
- the c27h19orf44 gene encoding uncharacterized protein C19orf44 homolog isoform X3; amino-acid sequence: MDALTKKTNALKVSHTPFQDLSDLSVEDTDSEVKENRLVKSETKQREDDSEKTVVESRFLKKAPRSVRGSQSPTMSKTSSKTDPGAAQATSTQRGSTSAALNRLALIENKIMSRRRARDQVDSDPDLRASDEKPFSVQSSSDHSTRGSSRFLKRKPPDSKGPDVTQGEQTAGGLQKSHPKPARKQVTVDSDEEDMKKLLGSSLEMSEERFLKQERPASRESPTPGRKSFLKSNRKTQLGSPSPPRRSPLSRTPSPRRSPLRTFSRTPSPPRGLSPRRTLSPRMKFIKRSSSSLSLRGDVKSVEELFPSVLESEGVISERSDGSDAWPIQSKSNIKDFKLNIMTLEDLVPAILGETEKPEEKQEKAKSSKTINTADSKGPQAFSQAANQVDSNAEYESDFESEIQTDSEKTISEISERLNNDSPASVVQEVSERSQREAWSQQSGSSTEERARKRERTKSDASWSYPGRTEGGRSSSDFSYSRTSTYSSLSPSRTLTPTPRKGRSSKHRTVKEAGVQTQATGLAYNWSNGMAVLGPSIGATYVDPAPIASHVVSADALEALTAYSPAVFALNDMLKQQLALTRQFAETSRYLHTSLLESLGPENYHYTTLEDTKEFIRSCRPPPLTTEEALEEVLQDMREYHYM